Proteins found in one Persephonella sp. genomic segment:
- a CDS encoding citryl-CoA lyase: MERKKWRTAISWHFDGEAYVRGYKLKDLVGNLSFTEAIYLVLKGELPSEKEKKMLDAIFVATVEHSIAPPSVIAARAVASGGNSLHVGVGAGVLAFGEAHGGALEGAMRFIQENVQKDPSEVVKRYLDDGKRIPGYGHRYYKDYDPRSKRIMEIAKEIGFFGRYCQFALEVEKEIERVKGKRLVMNVDGAIAAVVSEMGFDWRLGKGFFIIGRVPGLVAHVYEELTMEKPFSKRLDEEKEVDYLGEKPRELPESYKRY; encoded by the coding sequence ATGGAAAGAAAAAAGTGGAGAACAGCTATTAGCTGGCATTTTGATGGAGAGGCATATGTCAGAGGATATAAACTTAAGGATCTTGTAGGAAACCTCAGCTTTACAGAGGCTATTTACCTTGTTTTAAAAGGGGAACTGCCATCAGAAAAAGAAAAAAAGATGCTTGATGCTATTTTTGTTGCTACAGTTGAGCACTCAATAGCCCCACCTTCCGTTATTGCTGCAAGGGCTGTTGCAAGCGGGGGAAATTCTCTCCATGTTGGTGTGGGAGCAGGTGTTCTGGCGTTTGGTGAAGCACACGGAGGTGCACTGGAAGGTGCGATGAGGTTTATTCAGGAGAATGTTCAAAAAGATCCGTCAGAAGTGGTTAAGAGATATTTAGATGATGGAAAAAGAATACCCGGATACGGACACAGATATTACAAAGATTACGATCCAAGATCAAAAAGAATTATGGAGATAGCAAAAGAGATAGGATTTTTCGGTAGATACTGTCAGTTTGCTTTAGAGGTTGAAAAGGAGATAGAAAGAGTAAAAGGTAAAAGACTTGTTATGAATGTTGATGGAGCTATAGCTGCTGTTGTCTCTGAAATGGGTTTTGATTGGAGGCTTGGTAAAGGGTTTTTTATTATAGGAAGAGTTCCCGGTCTGGTTGCCCATGTATATGAGGAGCTTACTATGGAAAAACCTTTCTCAAAAAGACTTGATGAAGAAAAAGAGGTTGATTACTTAGGGGAAAAACCGAGAGAATTACCAGAAAGCTACAAAAGATATTAG
- a CDS encoding PilZ domain-containing protein: MAEQDLNPLYKSLSTEKDFFENYREKFVDSFLKYFKKISNMDLSDERIRTLSEGIYKRLFSFQGNPLDELYSLGLKMYETKVDIRGILSKVFMVMARDFLEHLIQKEKDIMFLKNYLTLVEAYLDTLDKANIDYVESLQEKLTSILKEKKADQTQTIIDILRVKKENIKVIDYFYEVPVTCSSRLLRIEEKNVFLDVSRCVNKIFEKDHYVFVKIDGLSKTIKGKVEEINYDKGILVLTDFEYSPIPQEKRRYIRVRLSQKIPVILTRGGKEYNGLIDDISIGGIGVFLTDTQDLEVGVYVDIVFVLDGYTIDVLGQIRYLSPIGRVTRAGIGFMNLTARDEEIIGEFVTKRQFEILKKLRQL; encoded by the coding sequence ATGGCTGAACAAGATTTAAACCCCCTTTATAAATCTTTATCTACAGAAAAGGATTTTTTTGAAAACTACAGAGAAAAGTTTGTTGACAGCTTTTTGAAATATTTTAAGAAAATATCAAATATGGATCTGTCTGATGAAAGGATAAGAACCCTTTCAGAAGGGATATACAAGAGGCTTTTTAGCTTTCAGGGAAATCCTCTTGATGAACTTTACTCATTAGGACTTAAGATGTATGAGACAAAAGTTGATATAAGAGGTATACTGTCCAAAGTGTTCATGGTGATGGCAAGGGATTTTCTTGAGCATCTAATACAGAAAGAAAAAGATATTATGTTCCTAAAAAACTATCTTACCCTTGTTGAGGCTTATCTTGATACTCTGGATAAGGCTAACATAGATTATGTTGAATCTCTGCAAGAAAAACTTACCAGCATTCTAAAAGAGAAAAAAGCAGATCAGACCCAGACCATCATAGATATTCTGAGGGTTAAAAAAGAAAACATCAAAGTTATAGACTATTTCTACGAGGTTCCTGTTACCTGCAGTTCAAGACTTCTGCGAATTGAAGAAAAAAATGTTTTTCTTGATGTTTCCAGATGTGTAAACAAAATCTTTGAAAAAGATCATTATGTATTTGTGAAAATTGATGGTCTGAGTAAAACAATAAAAGGAAAAGTTGAAGAGATCAATTACGATAAGGGTATTCTCGTTCTTACAGATTTTGAGTATTCCCCTATTCCACAGGAAAAAAGAAGATACATAAGGGTAAGACTGTCCCAAAAAATCCCTGTTATTTTAACAAGAGGAGGAAAGGAGTACAACGGTCTGATAGATGATATATCAATAGGAGGGATAGGTGTTTTTTTAACCGACACCCAGGATCTGGAGGTTGGGGTGTATGTTGATATTGTTTTTGTTTTAGATGGATACACCATTGATGTGCTTGGTCAGATTAGATATCTGTCTCCAATTGGAAGGGTTACAAGGGCAGGCATTGGATTTATGAACCTTACAGCAAGAGATGAGGAGATTATAGGTGAGTTTGTAACAAAAAGACAGTTTGAGATACTGAAAAAATTAAGACAGCTATGA
- a CDS encoding ATP-binding protein has translation MTDFDRNYADFQRRRRNIFIISVIVFIFIVGNLYIFKEISKVKDVFNPYIFLIIINIDVVFFLAILAISLRHLIKLFFEKKEHTGKLRKKLSFILISMVIIPAMILSVASISLISNATNLWFSGKVENALRVLQKITEENIKEYSQFLDEVVYLLENKRITPYEAFKKFNIVSMVILDKNKRPLMIYGKPKKSIEDIDFSVKKYIFEDKGKYYLRYITDYQKNKYIVFEYKLPPLLEKYRNEIAYITDIYSQFRYYKNPIRVSYIVTMLTITMFVIFAALWFGQYVVRNLTYPLERLVDASKRLAQGDLNVHVDVKAPDEIGILIEEFNHMVDELKNLYFQLQRSNKDLKANKEYLEAILENASTGVIYSDRFGKIEKINKAASQILGIEAEKLKGKNIEEFMRSINLDPQKIDKEQTINIDGKIIIAKITKISAKGYVLVFDDITEIVAAEKVLAWREIAQRIAHEIKNPLTPIRLSAERIKRQYENNNPKFPDILKKSVDVIFTEVDHLSKLVKDFGQFASTEKNVNKKEISLFEILNELKNSYHSEKFEIKIDLPEDVKIKADPKLIRQAFLNIIQNSYESIKENRGVLKIWAVKNNGKVEIFFKDNGKGISPQDLEKVFIPYYSKKSKGSGLGLAITKDIIEKHGGSIKALPSEDGALFKVELKAD, from the coding sequence ATGACAGATTTTGACAGAAACTATGCTGACTTTCAAAGAAGACGCCGTAATATTTTTATAATCTCTGTTATTGTTTTTATTTTTATTGTTGGAAACCTTTATATTTTTAAAGAGATTTCTAAGGTAAAAGATGTTTTTAACCCTTATATATTTTTGATCATCATAAACATAGATGTTGTTTTTTTCCTTGCTATCCTTGCCATATCTTTGAGACATCTTATAAAGCTATTTTTTGAGAAAAAAGAGCACACCGGAAAACTCAGGAAAAAACTCTCATTCATACTCATCTCAATGGTTATAATTCCTGCCATGATACTCTCTGTTGCATCAATAAGTCTTATATCCAATGCCACTAACCTCTGGTTCAGCGGTAAAGTTGAAAATGCCTTAAGGGTTCTCCAGAAAATAACAGAGGAAAATATAAAGGAGTATTCCCAGTTTTTAGATGAGGTTGTTTATCTTCTTGAAAACAAAAGGATCACCCCTTACGAGGCATTTAAAAAGTTCAACATAGTATCAATGGTTATACTGGATAAGAATAAAAGACCTTTAATGATATATGGAAAACCTAAAAAAAGTATTGAGGACATTGATTTTAGTGTGAAGAAATACATTTTTGAAGACAAAGGGAAGTATTACCTCAGGTATATAACAGACTACCAGAAAAACAAATATATTGTTTTTGAGTATAAACTACCTCCACTACTTGAGAAATACAGAAATGAGATAGCATACATAACAGACATATACTCCCAGTTCAGGTATTACAAAAATCCCATAAGGGTTTCATACATCGTCACAATGCTGACGATAACAATGTTTGTTATATTTGCTGCCCTGTGGTTCGGTCAGTATGTTGTCAGAAATCTGACATATCCTCTTGAGAGACTTGTTGATGCCTCAAAAAGACTGGCTCAGGGGGATCTGAATGTCCATGTTGATGTTAAAGCCCCCGATGAAATAGGAATTCTTATAGAAGAGTTTAATCATATGGTTGACGAACTAAAAAACCTTTATTTTCAGCTTCAAAGAAGCAACAAGGATCTGAAAGCAAACAAAGAGTATCTTGAGGCTATCCTTGAGAATGCAAGCACAGGGGTTATCTATTCTGACAGGTTTGGAAAAATTGAGAAAATAAATAAAGCCGCATCACAGATACTTGGTATTGAGGCAGAAAAGTTAAAAGGAAAAAATATTGAGGAATTTATGAGAAGTATAAATCTTGATCCCCAGAAAATAGATAAAGAGCAGACAATAAACATAGATGGGAAGATAATAATAGCCAAGATAACAAAAATATCAGCAAAAGGATATGTTCTGGTGTTTGACGACATCACAGAGATCGTTGCTGCTGAAAAGGTTCTTGCATGGAGAGAGATAGCACAAAGGATAGCACACGAGATAAAAAATCCTCTGACACCGATAAGACTTTCTGCAGAAAGGATAAAAAGACAGTACGAAAATAATAACCCGAAGTTCCCAGACATACTGAAAAAATCTGTTGATGTGATATTTACAGAGGTTGATCATCTGTCAAAGCTTGTTAAGGATTTCGGTCAGTTCGCATCTACAGAGAAAAATGTAAACAAGAAGGAGATATCCCTGTTTGAAATACTTAATGAGTTAAAAAACAGCTACCATTCAGAAAAATTTGAGATAAAAATTGATCTGCCGGAAGACGTAAAGATAAAGGCTGATCCTAAATTGATCAGACAGGCTTTTCTGAATATAATACAAAACAGTTATGAATCTATAAAAGAAAACAGAGGTGTTCTTAAAATATGGGCAGTAAAAAATAACGGAAAGGTTGAGATATTTTTTAAAGACAATGGAAAAGGTATCTCCCCTCAGGATCTTGAAAAGGTTTTTATTCCTTACTACTCTAAAAAGTCAAAAGGATCAGGTCTTGGGCTTGCAATAACAAAAGATATTATTGAAAAACACGGAGGGAGTATAAAGGCACTCCCTTCTGAAGATGGGGCTCTTTTTAAGGTGGAGTTAAAGGCAGATTAA
- the xth gene encoding exodeoxyribonuclease III, translated as MDLKICSFNVNSIRARKDLVIRWLSEKEKDIDLLCFQEIKAEENNFPHEDFEKLGYKSVVYGQKGYNGVAVLSRKDISGVIKGIGYSYFDQQKRVLSVKVGDLWVINVYAPHGDLRGEEKYYYKLDWYRAFLEFLNKNFSPDQKIVMVGDFNVAVEDIDVWNPELLKDSIGTMPEEREIFKKVLNWGFYDCFRYLYPDKKQFTWWDYIGGAVWRDEGMRIDYILATKPVIPHLKDVYVDMWTRRRRTPKPSDHAPVIGVFGDLL; from the coding sequence ATGGATCTAAAAATTTGTAGTTTCAATGTCAACTCAATAAGGGCAAGGAAAGATCTTGTTATCAGGTGGCTGTCTGAAAAAGAAAAAGATATAGACTTGCTGTGTTTTCAGGAGATAAAAGCTGAAGAAAATAATTTTCCCCATGAAGATTTTGAAAAGTTAGGCTACAAATCAGTTGTTTACGGTCAGAAGGGGTATAACGGTGTGGCTGTTTTATCAAGAAAAGATATATCTGGGGTTATAAAAGGAATAGGATACAGTTATTTTGACCAGCAAAAAAGGGTTTTGTCTGTTAAGGTAGGGGATCTGTGGGTTATCAATGTTTACGCCCCCCACGGTGATCTTAGAGGAGAGGAAAAATACTACTACAAACTTGACTGGTACAGAGCTTTTCTTGAGTTTCTTAATAAAAATTTCTCTCCTGATCAGAAGATCGTGATGGTTGGGGATTTTAATGTTGCTGTTGAGGATATAGATGTGTGGAATCCAGAGCTTTTAAAAGACAGCATAGGAACGATGCCTGAGGAAAGGGAGATTTTTAAAAAGGTTTTAAACTGGGGTTTTTACGATTGCTTCAGGTATCTTTATCCTGATAAAAAACAGTTCACATGGTGGGATTATATCGGCGGGGCGGTATGGAGAGATGAGGGAATGAGAATAGATTACATTCTTGCAACAAAACCTGTTATCCCACACTTAAAAGATGTTTATGTTGATATGTGGACAAGGAGAAGAAGAACTCCAAAACCTTCAGATCACGCACCTGTTATAGGTGTATTTGGAGATTTATTATGA
- a CDS encoding alpha/beta hydrolase produces MRVFVERAVLFLHAFPLNSKMFCDQFKALEKEGIPYIAVDYPGFGTERNFVSDYTIETLTDIILGKIKDLGVKKVIPVGDSMGGYIMFDIWRRYSEIVDGFVFVSTRAEADTEEAKKSRYATIEKIGKEGKDFLIDFMLDAQTSPATKKNSKKMEKLRCIMNEATEEGIIKALKALADRPDNTGVLPSINVPTLVVAGKDDEKVTPTDIVKNIADGIKVSEFVVLPESAHLPPFENPEDFNRALIGFIKKVWG; encoded by the coding sequence ATGAGGGTATTTGTGGAAAGGGCTGTTTTGTTTCTCCATGCATTTCCTTTAAACAGTAAAATGTTCTGTGATCAGTTTAAAGCCCTTGAGAAAGAAGGTATCCCATACATAGCTGTTGATTATCCCGGATTTGGAACCGAAAGAAACTTTGTGTCAGACTACACAATAGAAACACTGACAGACATTATACTGGGGAAGATCAAAGATTTAGGGGTAAAAAAAGTTATACCTGTCGGGGACTCAATGGGGGGGTATATTATGTTTGATATCTGGAGAAGATACTCTGAGATAGTAGATGGGTTTGTTTTTGTCTCAACAAGGGCGGAGGCTGATACAGAGGAAGCTAAAAAATCAAGGTATGCAACAATTGAAAAAATTGGGAAAGAAGGAAAGGATTTTCTGATAGATTTCATGCTTGATGCTCAGACATCACCAGCTACTAAGAAAAACAGCAAAAAGATGGAAAAACTCAGATGTATAATGAATGAAGCAACAGAAGAAGGAATAATAAAAGCATTAAAAGCTCTTGCAGACAGACCTGATAATACAGGAGTTCTCCCCTCAATAAATGTTCCTACCCTTGTTGTTGCAGGAAAAGATGATGAGAAAGTCACACCAACGGACATAGTCAAAAATATAGCTGACGGGATTAAAGTGTCTGAATTTGTAGTTCTTCCTGAGAGTGCACATCTTCCACCTTTTGAAAATCCTGAGGATTTTAACAGGGCTCTGATAGGGTTTATAAAAAAAGTGTGGGGTTAA